The genome window GTTAGCGAATAGAAAAGTAGCGGAATTCATTGGGAAACAAAAGAAAACCTTTGTGTATCGTATTCATGATGAACCAAATGAAGATAAATTAATCGGACTACAATCGGTTATTTCTAAGTTTGGATATTCAATCAATTTTAAATCAAAAAAGGATATTTCTAATTCGTTAAACAATTTATTAAACGAAGTTCAAGGTAAAAAAGAACAAAATTTAGTGGATACTTTAGCTATTCGAAGTATGAGTAAAGCAGCGTATTCTACAGAAAATATTGGTCACTACGGATTAGCATTTGATTATTACAGTCATTTTACATCGCCAATTCGTCGTTATCCTGATGTTATGGCACATCGTTTGTTACAATATTATTTAGATGGTGGAAAAAGTGTTGATGCTGATTTGTATGAAGAAAAATGTCAGCACTCTTCTAATATGGAAAGTTTAGCGGCTAATGCCGAACGCGATTCTGTGAAATACATGCAAGTAAAATACATGCAAGACCATAAAGATCAAGAGTTTTTAGGTGTAATTTCTGGTGTAACTGAATGGGGAATTTATGTAGAAATCATCGAAAATAAATGCGAAGGAATGGTTAGAATCAGAGAAATTAGAGATGATTATTACACCATTGATGACAAACAATATGCATTAGTGGGTGAAGTTTCTAAAAACATTATACAATTAGGTGACGAAGTTTACGTTAAAGTAAAAAATGCCGATTTAGTGAAAAAACAATTGGATTTTCATTATTTGAGAAAGAGAGAGTAATTAAGTGATTAGTCAAAAGTAATTAGTGATTAGTTACGTACGAAATTATTATTTCGACGTTAGGAGAAACGTTAGTTCAGTGAAGCTAAATCTCATAATAAGATGAAGATAGTTGAATTTGTAAAAAGTAATATTTCTATATTTTTAATATTTGGAGTTTTCTTTGTTTTATTATCTTGTTTTATATTTTTAACAAGTATAAATGAGCCTGATTATCATGGATATACTAGAGGTTTTACAATAATAATTTTTACTCTTGGCTTATTTCTTTTTATTATAGATTTTATTTTAAAACAACTAATTAAAGATAAATTTAATTTAAATTTTTTTGAAGTTGTTTTGCTTATATTCATTTTAATATATTTTTTTAAAATTTTTATTCAATGAAAAAAACATTTTTAACCTTTATAATCGGTTCCATCTTTTCATTTGGAATAGCCCAAACCGAAAAAAGCGTTGGTGATTTTACTAAAGTAACTGCTTTTGATAAAATTGATGTCAACTTGGTGGCATCAACTGAAAACAAAGTAGTTTTAACAGGAGCAAATTCGCATGAAGTTGAATTAGTAAACAAAAATGGCGAATTAAAAATCAGAATGCCTTTAACAAAAATGTTAAGTGGTGACGATGTTTCTGCAACGGTTTATTTTAAAAAAATTGATGCAGTTGAAGCAAATGAAGGAAGTAGAGTTGCTTCAAAAGATGAAATATCAGCCATTAATTTTGATATCATTTGTAAAGAAGGTTCTGAAGTAAAATTAACTAATTTACAAGCTGATCGTTTACAAGTTCGTGTTTCACAAGGAAGTATTGTAACTACAAAAGGAGTAGTAAAAAACCAAGATATTGTATCGAATTCAGGTGGAAAATACGATGGTCAAGATTGTAAAACAGAACAAACAGTAGTTACGGTAAACGCTGGTGGTATGGCTCACGTGCATGCAACAGATTTAGTAGATGCTAAAACAAGAGCTGGTGGTGAAATTATAATCTATGGAAAACCAAAACAAATCAACGAAAAGAAAATCGCTGGAGGAACAATTGAACAAGCGAAATAATAGTAATCAGTCCCGATAGCTATCGGGAGTTTTTAGTTGGCAGATTTTTTCGTAAATTCGTATTTTATTAAATGCACTGAACACTAATAACTGAATACTGAACACTTGTACTTACACGATATACTTACCGCAATTCCTTGGGGACTTTTGTTAGCTTTTTCAATTGGTCCTGGTTTTTTTGTATTACTTGAAACTAGTATTACTAAAGGGTTTAGAGCAGCTTTTGTTTTTGACTTAGGAATAGTTTTTGGGGATATTATCTTTATTTTGATCGCGTATTTAAGTACCAATCAACTTTTAGAACAATTAAAAGATAATCCTACTTTGTTTGTTATTGGTGGCATTATTATGTTGGCTTACGGATTGATTTCATTCATCATGCTAAAAAGAAATTTCCAAAAGCAACAAGTAGTAGAACAAGACGATGATAACATTCCTAAAAAGAATTATTTTGCTTTATTCTTCAAAGGTTTTTTATTGAATTTCATCAACATTGGAGTATTAGGTTTTTGGATGATGATTATCATTACGTACGGACCTCAAATGGAAATGAATACTTCTCGAATTTCCATCTTTTTTGCTGCTATTTTATTCTTTTATTTAGCTTTTGATGTAGCAAAAATTCTATTAGCCAAACAATTAAAACACCGATTAACACCAATCAACATTTACAAAATTAAACGTGTAATTAGTGTAGTAATCTTAATTTTTGGATTGTTTTTCATCCTTCAAGGTTTCTTCCCAAAAGAAAAAGAAATGATAACCAATAAGTTATTACCTGATACAACTGTAACTGAATAATATTTTTCAATGTTTGTCATTCTGAACTCGTTTCAGAAATATAATTAATTCTAAAAATTATCCCATAAAAAAACCTCCTAATTTCTTAGAAGGTTTTAGAGGCATCGCCCGGAGTATTTTTAATTAATTTTTCTTAAAAATTAAAAAAAAGAGCTACTATTTCTAGTAACTCTTTAGAGGCATCGCCCGGATTCGAACCGGGGTAGACGGTTTTGCAGACCGCTGCCTAGCCGCTCGGCCACGACGCCATTAGTTGAACGGACTGCAAATTTACATTTTATTTCCTCTTTTCCAAAAATATTAACATTTATTAAGTACAAATATTTAGTTTTAAAGTTTAATTTTGTGCAAAACAAATAGTTGATTAATTATGAAGAATTTACGTTACTTAAAACCTATATTTAGTTTTTTCTTAATAGGTTTATGTATTACAACCTTAAGTAGAATTTTCCTTTTTTTGGTTTTTAAAGAACGTGTTGTTGAAAACGAAGATTATGGATCTATTTTCTTAATCGGACTTCGTTTCGATTTAATTCTTATTTGTTATTTAGCTTTTTTACCAGCCGTTTTAATATCTCTGTTACCCGATTCCATCTTACATTATTTTAAAAAGTTTTTAAACTTTTACTTTATATTTTTCCTTTTCTTATTTCTTTTAATGGAATTATCTACATTAGATTTCATTAATCAATACGATACACGTCCAAATCGTTTGTTTTTAGATTATCTAATTTACCCTAAAGAAGTAGTAGGAACACTTATAAAAAGCTATTTACCCTCCTTAATTATTACTACTATCTTACTTGGAATTGCATTATTCTTTGCTTTTAAGCACGGTAAAAAATTATTTTATC of Flavobacterium channae contains these proteins:
- a CDS encoding LysE family translocator encodes the protein MYLHDILTAIPWGLLLAFSIGPGFFVLLETSITKGFRAAFVFDLGIVFGDIIFILIAYLSTNQLLEQLKDNPTLFVIGGIIMLAYGLISFIMLKRNFQKQQVVEQDDDNIPKKNYFALFFKGFLLNFINIGVLGFWMMIIITYGPQMEMNTSRISIFFAAILFFYLAFDVAKILLAKQLKHRLTPINIYKIKRVISVVILIFGLFFILQGFFPKEKEMITNKLLPDTTVTE
- a CDS encoding head GIN domain-containing protein — translated: MKKTFLTFIIGSIFSFGIAQTEKSVGDFTKVTAFDKIDVNLVASTENKVVLTGANSHEVELVNKNGELKIRMPLTKMLSGDDVSATVYFKKIDAVEANEGSRVASKDEISAINFDIICKEGSEVKLTNLQADRLQVRVSQGSIVTTKGVVKNQDIVSNSGGKYDGQDCKTEQTVVTVNAGGMAHVHATDLVDAKTRAGGEIIIYGKPKQINEKKIAGGTIEQAK